The genomic region tttgaagatggtcacagttACAGCATCTTGGAGCACCCCTGGCATGTTCTCCTCCTTctagatgagggagatgagaccatgtatttgtgttgtcacggaactgtttttttttctcctctgtttaaaacagtgtacctttaagaccgaGTGAGAAGCTTTAAGACTGCGAACAGTGCGTGCAGTAGTTGCACCTGTTCTGAGgtcacagcaggagagtgaggtggTCACGTGGTGTACTATAACTTTTGACTCTGTGTAAAAAACAGTTTTGACCAGTTTGAACTTGGGAGTGACACTAGCAAAACATGAagccttgaaggaagagaattctctcagcagaaattctacaatgagccacatGCTCCATTAATTGCCTAAGAAGAAAAAATActcttttgaagagaacatttgtattgctggaggtagcaaaattctttTTCTTTGCTTCCAGtttaagagtctttgcttcaagattgactctctcttgactgattgtgttttctgaaattcacagtaaagtttcgactgaaagACTCCCAATATTAAAATCCAAATATAGTCCTACCATTATACTCTGTGtttaaagaactgtgtgacgcctgctgcaactaaagtgctttgaacacctatcaagtaaagactgttcatcaaatacgcctgaagactttgagtggcatctgattattttttacactaggatacctcacccatcaggaacgtaacccacaaagacttacaacccagttatttatttattcttaagaaacagctaatttttaaaacataattattTTTTAAACCGGTTAATTGTtagtttttgaatatatgtgtgtgagcatgggggttaggttaaataagaagttataaggtctttagacataaatttatcataGTAGTGTTAagatttattaataaatagtaAATTTGTTGTCTAAAGGTACCTGGTTTGTCGTAtttattttattctggggttaataaagtgtttaatttggcttttATCTGATTagctgggaaaactttaataatatgctgcgacctgtggagtgatgggactgaactgacagtgcattactcccgcctcggtcttaacagtgtcaagagtgcctctctgCCGTATTTTAGAATTTTGGGGGAATCTCATCTGCGCCGGCAGTCATATTGTTTTTTTAGCTGTTGGATGGCCTTTTTGATCTCGTGTCaggctggggttgtgctgaggtcgtggcgggttgcatgctgtggaatgtggtcgaaGGCGCtcacatcaaggactgagtcacaatTGAGAAGATCTTCGAAGTATTCCTTCCAacaagtgctgactgcctctctgcccTTGATCAGCGCTACTCCATTCTTTgttctcagtggggtaggtccttgggtacttggGCTGTAAATGgtctaggtggtaatcagcaggaggtttccttgcccatgtttgacctgatgccatgagacttcatgagatccagagtcaatgttgaggacatccAGGACAactcctcctgactgtataccactgtgccaccacctctgccggtgggacaggacatacccaaggatggtgatagtggtgtcagggacattgtctgtaagatgtgattccatgagtatgactatgtcaggctgttgcttgactagtctgtgggatagctctcccaatcttggcacaagcccccagctgttagtaaggaggaccttgcagggtcgacagggctgggtttgccattgtagtttccagtgcctaggtgggTGCCAGttcgtctgtctggtttcattccttttcttagactttgtagcagtttaatacaactgagtggctttagtaggccatttcaaagggcatttaagaatcaaccacattgctgtgagtctggagtcacctgtaggccagaccagataaggacggcagatttccttccctaaagggcattagtgagccagatgggtttttacaacaatcaacaatggtttcatggtcaccattagactagcttttaattccagatttattaattgaattcaaattttaaatctgccatgatgggattcaaatccatgtccccagagcattggcctaggtcgctagtccagtgacattaccactacaccaccgcctcccctatgcAGGATAGACTAGGCTGCAATGTGTTATACGCAGGATAGGCTGGGCGGCAGTGTGTTATACGAAGCCAAATAGAAGGGGAATGGGAACAAGTAAAGgaagtgttgggtcccttgttgtttgtggtgtatataaatgatttggacataaatgttggaggcatgattgggaaatttgcagatgacacaaaaattggccatgtagtagatagtgaagagtatagctgtagattccagaatgatatcaatggtttggttcttttctttcttttcttttgggcctccttatctcgagagacaatggatacgcgcctggaggtggtcagtggtttgtgaagcagcgcctggagtggctataaaggccaattctggagtgacaggctcttccacaggtgctgcagagaaatttgtttgtcggggctgttgcacagttggctctccccttgcgcctctgtcttttttcctgccaactactaagtctcttcgactcgccacaatttagccctgtctttatggctgcccgccagctctggcgaatgctggcaactgactcccacgacttgtgatcaatgtcacacgatttcatgacgcgtttgcagacgtctttatagcggagacatggacggccggtgggtctgataccggtggcgagctcgctgtacaatgtgtctttggggatcctgccatcttccatgcggctcacatggccaagccatctcaagcgccgctgactcagtagtgtgcataagctgggggtgttggccgcttcaaggacttctgtgttggagatatagtcctgccacctgatgccaagtattctccgaaggcagcgaagatggaatgaattgagacgtcgctcttggctggcatacggtgtccaggcctcgctgccgtagagcaaggtactgaggacacaggcctgatacactcggacttttgtgttccgtgtcagtgcgccattttcccacactctcttggccagtctggacatagcagtggaagcctttcccatgcgcttgttgatttctgcatctagagacaggttactggtgatagttgagcctaggtaggtgaagtcttgaaccacttccagagcgtggtcgccaatattgatggatggagcatttctgacgtcctgccccatgatgttcgttttcttgaggctgatggttaggccaaattcattgcaggcagcagcaaacctgtcgatgagactctgcaggcactcttcagtgtgagatgttaaagcagcatcgtcagcaaagaggagttctctgatgaggactttccgtactttggacttcgctcttagacgggcaaggttgaacaacctgccccctgatcttgtgtggaggaaaattccttcttcagaggatttgaacgcatgtgaaagcagcagggagaagaaaatcccaaaaagtgtgggtgcgagaacacagccctgtttcacaccactcaggataggaaagggctctgatgaggagccaccatgttgaattgtgcctttcatattgtcatggaatgaggtgatgatacttagtagctttggtggacatccgatcttttctagtagtctgaagagaccacgtctgctgacgaggtcaaaggctttggtgagatcaatgaaagcaatgtagagaggcatctgttgttcacggcatttctcctgtatctgacgaagggagaacagcatgtcaatggtcgatctctctgcacgaaagccacactgtgcctcagggtagacgcgctcggccagcttctggagcctgttcagagcgactcgagcaaagactttccccactatgctgagcagggagattccacggtagttgttgcagtcaccgcggtcacctttgtttttatagagggtgatgatattggcatcgcgcatgtcctggggtactgctccctcgtcccagcacaggcatagcagttcatgtagtgctgagagtatagcaggcttggcactcttgattatttcagaggtaatgctgtccttcccaggggcttttccgctggctagagaatcaatggcatcactgagttccgatttggttggctgtatgtccagctcatccatgactggtagaggctgggctgcattgagggcagtctcagtgacagcattctccctggagtacagttctaggtagtgctcaacccagcggtccatctgtttgcgttggtcagtgattatgtcccctgatttagatttgaggggggcgatcttcttgatggttggcccaagagctctcttcatgccatcatacattcctctgatgtttccggtgtctgaggccagctgaatatgactgcataggtgttgccagtagtcatttgcacaacgcctagctgttctttgtgcagtacttctggctgctttaagtgctgcggatgttaaatcgctgggggctttcttgtagttcaacagtgcaatgcgcttagcggctatgacaagttccagctcttcattatgagattgaaaccagtctgcatttctcttcgcacttttgccgtaggtggtcaaagctgactcatagatggcgtctctgatgtgggcccacttggtctcagcatcccctttgggagtgttttgaagggctgttacaagtgaatttagaaatttttgtaacagctgtgggtgagaaattctgctcgtgttgatgcgcgggtggcccttctgcttggaatgatgcaacttctttggtctgagtctaaccttgctgcacaccagggagtggtttggttgagtcggtggaaaagtggcaaatggaattcaatccagagaagtgtgaggtaatgcatttggggagggcaaataaagcaagggaatacacaataaacgggagaatattgagaggggtagaagaagtgaaagaccttggaatgcatgtccacaggtccctgaaggtagacaGGTAGATacagtagtgaagaaggcatatggaatgctttcctttattggccgaggtatagattacaaaagcagggatgtaatgctggcactgtataaaatgctggttaggccacagctggagtattgtgtacagttctggttgtcacattacaggaaggacataattgctctggagagagtaccgaggagatttgcaagaatgttgccagggtttgaaagttgcagctatgaggaaagattggataggctagggttgttttccttggaacagaggagactgaggggtgacttaattgaggtatacaaaattatgagggacctagatagagtagactggaaggacctgtttccctgagcagggaggtcaattaccaggggacacagattttaggtgattggtagaagatttagaggggacatgaggaaaaacattttcacccagagggtgtgggtgtctggaatatgctgccagaaatggtggtggaggcagaaaccctcaattgttttaaaaggttgctggacatgcacctgaagtgttatggaccaggtgctggaagatgggattagattgggcaactaGTTTTTTTTTGGCCAGCAagtacacgatgggctgaatggcctccttctgtgccgtaattgttctgTGGTTCTATGTGTCATTGTACCATGAATtcgtttgtcatttaatctctcctgtgctccaccctatcacataccttcccttttgttcttcttcccccctcccccctttcacttgatcAAAACCAGTTACATTTCTAACttatgacagttctgatgaaaggtcacagacctgaaacgctaacgctgtttttctctccacaaatgctgccagacatgctgagtatttccagcattttctgtcatgTGATATACCCGGGTAGGGTGGACTGCAGCGAATTATACTCCGGGTGGACTGAGCTGCAGCAAATTATACCCCGAGTGGACTGGGCTGCAGAGAATTAGATGCAGGGCGGACTAGGCTACAGCGAATTATAGGCCGCATGGACTGGGCTGCGGTGAATAATGTGCTGGGTGGACTGGGCTGCGGTGAATAATGTGCTGGGTGGACTGGGCTGCTGCAAATTGTACGTTGggtggactgggctgtggtgaatTATACGCCGGGTGGACTGGGCTGCGGTGAATTATACGCCGggtggactgggctgtggtgaatTATACGTCGGGTGGACTGGGCTGTAATGAATTATACGCCGggtggactgggctgtggtgaatTATACGCCGggtggactgggctgtggtgaatTATACGTCGggtggactgggctgtggtgaatTATACGTCGggtggactgggctgtggtgaatTATACGCTGGGTGGATTGGGCTGGTGGACTGGGCTGCAGTGAATAATAGGCTGggtggactgggctgtggtgaatTATACGTCGggtggactgggctgtggtgaatTATACGTCGggtggactgggctgtggtgaatTATACGTCGGGTGGACTGGGCTGTGGAGAATTATACGTCGGGTGGACTGGGCTGCGGTGAATAATACGCTGGGTGGACTGGGCTGCGGTGAATTATACGTCGggtggactgggctgtggtgaatTATACGCCGGGTGGACTGGGCTGTGGAGAATTATACGCCGggtggactgggctgtggtgaatTATACGTCGggtggactgggctgtggtgaatTATACGTCGGGTGGACTGGGCTGTGGAGAATTATACGTCGGGTGGACTGGGCTGTGGAGAATTATACGTCGGGTGGACTGGGCTGCGGTGAATAATACGCCGGGTGGACTGGGCTGCGGTGAATTATACGCCGGGTGCACTGGGCTGTGGAGAATTATACGCCGGGTGGACTGGGCTGTGGAGAATTATACGCCGGGTGGACTGGGCTGCGGTGAATAATACGCCGGGTGGACTGGGCTGCGGTGAATTATATGCCGGGTGCACTGGGCTGTGGAGAATTATACGCCGggtggactgggctgtggtgaatTATACGCCGGGTGGACTGGGCTGCGGTGAATTATACGCCGGGTGGACTGGGCTGCGGTGAATAATACGCCGGGTGGACTGGGCTGCGGTGAATTATACGCCGGGTGCACTGGGCTGCGGTGAATAATACGCCGGGTGCACTGGGCTGTGGAGAATAATACGCCGGGTGCACTGGGCTGTGGAGAATTATATGCCGggtggactgggctgtggtgaatTATACGCCGggtggactgggctgtggtgaatTATACGCCGggtggactgggctgtggtgaatTATACGCCTGGTGCACTGGGCTGTGGAGAATTATACGCCGGGTGGACTGGGCTGCGGTGAATTATACGTCGGGTGGACAGGGCTGTGGAGAATTATACGCCGGGTGGACTGGGCTGTGGAGAATTATACGCCGGGTGGACTGGGCTGTGGAGAATTATACGCCGGGTGGACTGGGCTGTGGAGAATTATACGCCGGGCGGACTGGGCTGTGGAGAATTATACGCCGGGCGGACTGGGCTGTGGTGAATTATACGCCGGGCGGACTGGGCTGTGGAGAATTATACGCCGGGCGGACTGGGCTGTGGTGAATTATACGCCGGGCGGACTGGGCTGTGGAGAATTATACGCCGGGCGGACTGGGCTGTGGAGAATTATACGCCGGGCGGACTGGGCTGCGGTGAATTATACGCCGGGCGGACTGGGCTGTGGAGAATTATACGCCGGGCGGACTGGGCTGTGGAGAATTATACGCCGGGCGGACTGGGCTGCGGTGAATTATACGCCGGGCGGACTGGGCTGTGGTGAATTATACGCCGGGCGGACTGGGCTGTGGTGAATTATACGCCGGGCGGACTGGGCTGTGGTGAATTATACGCCGGGTGGACTGGGCTGCGGTGAATTATACGCCGggtggactgggctgtggtgaatTATACGCCGGGTGGACTGGGCTGCGGTGAATTATACGCCGGGTGGACTGGGCTGCGGTGAATTATACGCCGGGTGGACTGGGCTGCGGTGAATTATACGCCGGGTGGACTGGGCTGCGGTGAATTATACGCCGggtggactgggctgtggtgaatTATACGCCGggtggactgggctgtggtgaatTATACGCCGggtggactgggctgtggtgaatTATACGCCGGGCGGACTGGGCTGCGGTGAATTATACGCCGGGTGGACTGGGCTGCGGTGAATTATACGCCGGGTGGACTGGGCTGTGGAGAATTATACGTCGggtggactgggctgtggtgattTATACGTCGggtggactgggctgtggtgattTATACGTCGGGTGGACTGGGCTGCGGTGAATTATACGCCGGGTGGACTGGGCTGTGGAGAATTATACGTCGggtggactgggctgtggtgattTATACGTCGggtggactgggctgtggtgattTATACGTCGggtggactgggctgtggtgattTATACGTCGggtggactgggctgtggtgaCGTTTGTTCCACCGTTGGGGATGTCAGCTGGTGTTTGCGCGGTGACGTGTCTGTTTGGATGTAAAGATGGCCGCTGAGGCGGAGCAGCTGCTTCGGTTCCGGAGCCAGTTTCGGCAGCAGTCATTTCCAAAGGAAACCGTGCGGCCGGGGAAAGGAGGTGAGAGGCGGCCTGGATTTGACTCCCCCTTACCGCGCACAACCATGTCAGACACCACCGCGCGTCCTCTGCCCCCCTgccgtcccctcgcccccccccccgccgtcccctcgccccccccccgccgtcccctcgccccccccccccgccgtcccctcgccccccccccccgccgtcccctcgcccccccccccgccgtcccctcgcccccccccccccgccgtcccctcgccccccccccccccgccgtcccctcgccccccccccccgccgtcccctcgcccccccccccccgccgtcccctcgcccccccccccgccgtcccctcgcgccccccccccgccgtcccctcgcccccccccccgccgtcccctcgccccccccctgccgtcccctcgcccccccccccccgccgtcccctcgccccccccccccgccgtcccctcgccccccccccccgccgtcccctcgccccccccccccgccgtcccctcgcccccccccgccgtcccctcgccccccccccgccgtcccctcgccccccccccccgccgtcccctcgccccccccccgccgtcccctcgcgcccccccccgccgtcccctcgcccccccccgccgtcccctcgcccccccccgccgtcccctcgccccccccccgccgtcccctcgccccccccctgccgtcccctcgccccccccctgccgtcccctcgccccccccccgccgtcccctcgccccccccccgccgtcccctcgccccccccccgccgtcccctcgccccccccctgccgtcccctcgcccccccccccgccgtcccctcgcccgtcccctcgccccccccctgccgtcccctcgcccccccccccctgccgtcccctcgcccccccccccctgccgtcccctcgccccccccccctgccgtcccctcgccccccccccctgccgtcccctcgccccccccccctgccgtcccctcgccccccccccctgccgtcccctcgccccccccccctgccgtcccctcgccccccccccctgccgtcccctcgccccccccccctgccgtcccctcgcccccccccccctgccgtcccctcgcccccccccccctgccgtcccctcgccccccccccctgccgtcccctcgccccccccccccctgccgtcccctcgccccccccccccctgccgtcccctcgccccccccccctgccgtcccctcgccccccccccctgccgtcccctcgccccccccccctgccgtctcctcgcccccccccctgccgtcccctcgccccccccccctgccgtcccctcgcccccccccccctgccgtcccctcgccccccccccctgccgtcccctcgccccccccccgccgtcccctcgcccccccccgccgtcccctcgccccccccccgccgtcccctcgccccccccccgccgtcccctcgcccccctccccgccgtcccctcgcccccccccccctgccgtcccctcgccccccccccctgccgtcccctcgccccccccccctgccgtcccctcgccccccccccctgccgtcccctcgcccccccccccctgccgtcccctcgccccccccccctgccgtcccctcgccccccccctgccgtcccctcgccccccccccctgccgtcccctcgccccccccccctgccgtcccctcgcccccccccccctgccgtcccctcgcccccccccccctgccgtcccctcgccccccccccctgccgtcccctcgccccccccccctgccgtcccctcgccccccccccctgccgtcccctcgccccccccccctgccgtcccctcgccccccccccctgccgtcccctcgccccccccccctgccgtcccctcgccccccccccctgccgtcccctcgccccccccccctgccgtcccctcgccccccccccctgccgtcccctcgccccccccccctgccgtcccctcgccccccccccctgccgtcccctcgccccccccccctgccgtcccctcgcccccccccctgccgtcccctcgccccccccccctgccgtcccctcgccccccccccctgccgtcccctcgccccccccccctgccgtcccctcgccccccccccctgccgtcccctcgcccccccccccctgccgtcccctcgccccccccccctgccgtcccctcgccccccccccctgccgtcccctcgccccccccccctgccgtcccctcgcccccccccccgccgtcccctcgccccccccccgccgtcccctcgcccccccccccccccgccgtcccctcgACCCCCCCCCTCCATTCGCCGGCCCTCCTCGCCCCCCGGCCcatctggcccccccccccccccccccccccccggctctccCCTGCCGCtcgctccttcccccctcccccattttgtattgtgtggggatgggacaaaaAGTGTACACTGTAAGATTAATGGTTATCTTGTTTATTTCTATGATTTAATTTATTTTACAGTTTGAACTAGTTCCATTCAGCAGGCTATCGGACTGTCTTCAGATACACGAAAGCTGCATTTAGACCTCATCAGGCTTTGCTGTATTTCGGTTGTTTGCTTATCTTCTGTGCTAGTATTGGGCGGTTTTAATAATTTCCTTTGTTTCTTGAGCAGATTTAGAagatgaggaaaaggaggaggaaaaaCCACTTCCTCGATTTAATATGCACTCTGTATTCTGGATTTTATCTTCTATCGCAGTGACGTATTACATTGAATttttttccacacttaaaacagACTACCGAATAGAAGGGTAAATATCTTTTACATTTGGTATCTCTTTATTTTGAAGCTTCAAAATGTAGGATTTTTCTTTTTGCCCAGTGGCATTGTAGAGGGCATTCTTGAGGTCTTCGCAGTAGGTTTGTGGCATTGTGGGTGAATGCTGGGGGCAGGTTGAGTGACATGAGATGTTGCTACAATCTGGCAATATCTGCTTGAGCAGGTCTGACACCTATGTGAGAATTTGGGCACTTTCCATACCATCAGGCCTTCACCACCCAT from Heterodontus francisci isolate sHetFra1 chromosome 1, sHetFra1.hap1, whole genome shotgun sequence harbors:
- the tmem128 gene encoding transmembrane protein 128 isoform X2, which produces MAAEAEQLLRFRSQFRQQSFPKETVRPGKGDLEDEEKEEEKPLPRFNMHSVFWILSSIAVTYYIEFFSTLKTDYRIEGRWFLLGTSLLIISLLIAIYCIFYLEWYKGIREYEQYNPTLVPSATASFIAAAVCVILV